From the Candidatus Angelobacter sp. genome, the window AATTTGGGGGCCCAATTTCCAAAAAGAGCCAACCGTTCGCCAACGAATGTCTCCAAACAACAATGACAACATTTCTTTCTGTATCTGCAGTCACCGTCATCGGTTCGCCCCACGGGCTTATTTGTTCAAAGGGCGGAGCGGGGACCTTTGTATTCGCACCTATCGATTCGCCGTTAGCCTTCGCCACTTCTTGTTGCGCCCAGGCTCTGAGGGTTGAAGGAGTGGTAACTGAAGTCAGTCCCGCTGCGAATCCATTCACTGTGGATTTGTATCCGGGAGTGCATGACGGCAAAACCAGACAGCTTATGATTGGCAAGAACGCACACACCGAGAAGCGTTTCACCGCACTTGTTCCCGAACGGTTAGATTGGCCCTTCTTCACTCCCACTCAATCGTGCCCGGCGGCTTGCTGGTGAGATCGAAGACGACGCGGTTGAGGCCGCGCACTTCATTGGTGATGCGCAGCGAGATCTTTTCCAACAACTCGTAGGGCAGCTTCACCCAGTCCGCCGTCATGCCGTCCTGCGATTCGACGGCGCGGATGGCGAGGGTCCAGTCGTAAGTCCGCTCGTCGCCTTGCACGCCCACGCTGCGAACCGGCAGCAGCACCGCGAACGTCTGCCACGTCTTGTAATAAAGCCCGCTCGCCTTCATCTCCTCGACGACAATCGCGTCGGCCCGTCGGAGAACCTTCAGTTTCTCCGGTGTCACTACCCCAAGGCAACGCACGGCGAGGCCCGGCCCGGGGAACGGCTGGCGGTAAACGATCTCTTTCGGCAGGCCGAGTTCCAGCCCGAGCTGGCGCACTTCGTCCTTGAACAGACATTTCAACGGCTCGACCAGCTTGAACTTCATCTTCTTGGGCAGGCCGCCGACGTTGTGATGGCTTTTGATCATCGCCGCAGGATTGCCCGCGATGGACACCGACTCGATCACGTCGGGGTACAGCGTGCCTTGCGCCAGGAATTTCGCCTTGCCGGCGCGTTTGGTCGCCGTCTGAAAAACCTCGATGAACGTCCGGCCGATGATTTTGCGTTTGCGCTCCGGGTCGGTCACTCCCTTGAGCCGCCGCAAAAACAGCTTCGAGGCGTCCTCGTAGAGCAGCTTGACACGGAAGTTGCGGCCGAAGACTTCCTGCACGACTTCGGCTTCGCGCGCGCGCAGCAGGCCGTTGTTGACGAAGATGCAGGTGAGCTGGTCGCCGATGGCCTTGTGAATCAGCGCGGCCGCGACGCTGGAATCCACGCCCCCGCTCAGACCGAGGATCACTTTCTCGTTGCCGACCTGGGAGCGGATTCCCTCGACCGCCTGCTCGACGTAGTTGCGCATGGTCCAGTCCCTGCCGCAGCCGCAGATGCCATGGACGAAGTTGGAAAGGATTTCGAGGCCGCGCGGCGTGTGAACGACCTCCGGATGGAACTGAATGCCGAACAGGTTTTTCGCCCGGTTTTCGATGGCGGCGTAATCGGAGTTCTCCGTCGCGGCCACGGGTTTGAACCCGCCGGGCAGCCGGGTGAGCCGGTCGCCGTGCGAATTCCAGACCTGCAGCTTGCCGGGCAATCCCTGGAACAACGCACATGAGCCGTCGCGCACCGTCAGGATGCCCTTGCCGAACTCGCGTTTCTGGCCCGGCTCGACCCTGCCGCCGAGGAACTGGCCGATAATCTGGACGCCATAACAGATGCCGAGCACGGGAATGCCGAGTTTGAAGATGTTTTTGTCGGGCAACGGCGCGTCCTTGGCATAAACACTGGCCGGGCCGCCGGACAGGATCAGGCCGCCAGGTTTGAGAGCAGCGATTTTCTTTGCCGGCGTGTCGTAGCGCAGGATGGTGGAATAGACGTTGCACTCGCGGATGCGACGCGCGATGACCTGCGTGTATTGGGAGCCGAAATCGAGAATGACAATTTGCTCGTTCATCCGAA encodes:
- the guaA gene encoding glutamine-hydrolyzing GMP synthase, which translates into the protein MNEQIVILDFGSQYTQVIARRIRECNVYSTILRYDTPAKKIAALKPGGLILSGGPASVYAKDAPLPDKNIFKLGIPVLGICYGVQIIGQFLGGRVEPGQKREFGKGILTVRDGSCALFQGLPGKLQVWNSHGDRLTRLPGGFKPVAATENSDYAAIENRAKNLFGIQFHPEVVHTPRGLEILSNFVHGICGCGRDWTMRNYVEQAVEGIRSQVGNEKVILGLSGGVDSSVAAALIHKAIGDQLTCIFVNNGLLRAREAEVVQEVFGRNFRVKLLYEDASKLFLRRLKGVTDPERKRKIIGRTFIEVFQTATKRAGKAKFLAQGTLYPDVIESVSIAGNPAAMIKSHHNVGGLPKKMKFKLVEPLKCLFKDEVRQLGLELGLPKEIVYRQPFPGPGLAVRCLGVVTPEKLKVLRRADAIVVEEMKASGLYYKTWQTFAVLLPVRSVGVQGDERTYDWTLAIRAVESQDGMTADWVKLPYELLEKISLRITNEVRGLNRVVFDLTSKPPGTIEWE